In one Solanum lycopersicum chromosome 11, SLM_r2.1 genomic region, the following are encoded:
- the LOC101259910 gene encoding homeobox-leucine zipper protein REVOLUTA, translating into MAMVAQQHRESSSGSITKHLDSSGKYVRYTAEQVEALERVYAECPKPSSLRRQQLIRECHILSNIEPKQIKVWFQNRRCREKQRKESSRLQTVNRKLSAMNKLLMEENDRLQKQVSQLVCENGYMRQQLQSVSAATTDVSCESVVTTPQHSLRDANNPAGLLPIAEETLAEFLSKATGTAVDWVPMPGMKPGPDSVGIFAISHSCSGVAARACGLVSLEPTKIADILKDRPSWFRDCRNVEVITMFPAGNGGTVELLYTQIYAPTTLAPARDFWTLRYTTTLDNGSLVVCERSLSGNGPGPNPTAASQFVRAQMLPSGYLIRPCDGGGSIIHIVDHLNLEAWSAPEILRPLYESSKVVAQKMTIAALRYARQLAQETSGEVVYGLGRQPAVLRTFSQRLCRGFNDAINGFGDDGWSMLSSDGAEDVIVAVNSRKNLATTSIPLSPLGGVLCAKASMLLQNVPPAVLVRFLREHRSEWADFNVDAFVASALKSCPYTYPGMRPTRFTGSQIIMPLGHTIEHEEMLEVIRLEGHSIGQEDAFMPRDIHLLQMCSGTDENAVGACSELVFAPIDEMFPDDAPLLPSGFRIIPLESKSGDAQDTLNAHRTLDLASSLEVGPATNSTTGDAASCYSARSVLTIAFQFPFEDNLQDNVATMARQYVRSVVSSVQRVAMAISPTGMNPTLGAKLSPGSPEAVTLSHWICQSYSYHMGTELLRADSSGDESVLKNLWQHQDAILCCSLKSLPVFIFANKAGLDMLETTLVALQDISLDKIFDESGRKVLLSEFAKIMEQGFACLPGGICMSTMGRHISYEQAIAWKVFASSEENAVHCLAFSFINWSFV; encoded by the exons ATGGCTATGGTGGCTCAACAGCATAGGGAGAGTAGTAGTGGTAGTATTACTAAACATCTTGATAGTAGTGGAAAGTATGTTCGATATACGGCTGAGCAAGTTGAGGCTTTGGAGAGGGTTTATGCAGAGTGTCCTAAGCCTAGCTCGTTGCGTCGACAGCAATTGATCCGTGAATGTCATATTCTGTCGAATATCGAGCCTAAGCAGATCAAAGTTTGGTTTCAGAACAGAAG GTGTCGAGAGAAGCAAAGGAAAGAGTCTTCTCGATTGCAGACTGTGAACAGAAAGTTGTCTGCGATGAATAAACTGTTGATGGAGGAGAATGACCGCTTGCAGAAACAAGTCTCGCAGCTTGTATGTGAAAATGGCTATATGCGGCAACAATTGCAAAGT GTATCGGCGGCCACTACTGATGTAAGTTGTGAATCAGTGGTAACCACTCCTCAGCATTCCCTTAGAGATGCTAACAACCCTGCTGG ACTACTACCAATTGCAGAAGAAACCTTGGCAGAGTTCCTTTCTAAGGCTACAGGAACTGCTGTCGATTGGGTCCCGATGCCTGGGATGAAG CCTGGTCCGGATTCAGTTGGGATTTTTGCCATCTCACACAGTTGCAGTGGAGTGGCAGCCCGAGCATGTGGTCTTGTTAGTTTAGAGCCAACAAAG ATTGCTGATATCCTCAAAGATCGACCTTCTTGGTTCCGCGACTGCCGGAATGTTGAAGTTATCACAATGTTTCCTGCTGGAAATGGTGGTACAGTTGAGCTTTTGTATACCCAG ATATATGCTCCCACAACTCTGGCTCCCGCGCGTGATTTTTGGACGCTGAGATACACAACAACCCTAGACAATGGTAGTCTCGTG GTTTGTGAAAGATCCCTATCTGGTAATGGGCCTGGCCCAAATCCTACTGCTGCTTCCCAGTTTGTAAGAGCTCAAATGCTTCCATCTGGATATCTGATCCGACCGTGTGATGGTGGAGGATCAATCATACATATTGTTGATCACCTGAATCTTGAG GCATGGAGTGCCCCTGAGATTTTGCGTCCACTCTATGAATCGTCGAAAGTTGTGGCACAGAAAATGACTATTGCA GCACTGCGATATGCAAGGCAACTAGCTCAAGAGACTAGCGGCGAGGTAGTATATGGTCTAGGAAGGCAACCTGCTGTTCTTCGAACATTTAGCCAGAGATTATGCAG AGGGTTCAATGATGCCATCAATGGATTCGGTGACGATGGCTGGTCAATGTTAAGTTCAGATGGTGCTGAAGATGTCATAGTTGCTGTCAATTCAAGGAAGAACCTCGCAACCACCTCCATTCCTCTTTCCCCGCTTGGTGGCGTCCTTTGTGCCAAAGCATCAATGCTACTCCAG AATGTCCCCCCTGCCGTACTGGTTCGGTTTCTGAGGGAGCACCGTTCAGAGTGGGCAGACTTTAATGTTGATGCTTTTGTAGCTTCTGCATTGAAGTCTTGTCCGTATACATATCCTGGGATGAGGCCTACCAGATTTACCGGTAGCCAGATAATAATGCCACTTGGCCACACAATTGAGCATGAAGAA ATGCTTGAAGTTATTAGACTTGAAGGGCACTCTATTGGACAGGAAGATGCTTTTATGCCAAGAGATATTCACCTTTTACAG ATGTGTAGTGGCACTGATGAGAATGCAGTTGGAGCCTGTTCTGAACTAGTTTTTGCCCCTATTGATGAGATGTTTCCTGATGATGCACCTTTGCTTCCCTCCGGATTTCGCATTATTCCTCTCGAATCAAAATCA GGTGATGCCCAGGATACGTTGAACGCACATAGAACATTAGATCTAGCATCAAGTCTTGAAGTGGGCCCAGCAACAAACTCGACTACTGGAGATGCAGCTTCTTGTTACAGTGCACGATCTGTACTGACAATCGCTTTCCAATTTCCATTTGAGGACAATCTTCAGGACAATGTGGCTACCATGGCCCGACAGTATGTTCGCAGTGTGGTTTCGTCTGTCCAACGAGTTGCCATGGCAATATCTCCTACGGGAATGAATCCTACACTGGGGGCCAAGCTTTCTCCAGGCTCACCAGAAGCTGTAACATTGTCGCATTGGATCTGCCAGAGCTATAG TTATCACATGGGAACAGAGTTACTTCGAGCTGATTCTAGTGGCGATGAATCAGTACTAAAGAATCTCTGGCAACACCAGGATGCAATTTTGTGCTGCTCATTGAAG TCGCTGCCAGTTTTCATTTTTGCTAATAAGGCCGGACTCGACATGCTGGAGACAACATTAGTTGCATTACAGGACATTTCTCTAGATAAGATATTTGATGAATCCGGAAGGAAAGTGTTGCTCTCAGAATTTGCCAAGATTATGGAACAG GGTTTCGCGTGTTTGCCTGGTGGTATCTGCATGTCAACAATGGGACGACATATTTCATATGAACAAGCTATCGCGTGGAAAGTGTTTGCATCGTCTGAAGAAAATGCTGTCCACTGTTTGGCCTTTTCGTTTATCAACTGGTCATTCGTGTAA
- the LOC101260203 gene encoding CASP-like protein 5A2 yields MSVSNGSVHPVDAPPLQTEAANVPRVRMKDVQGMPGTVGGSFLRFAQFVFAVVALCVMATTSDFPSVTAFCYLVAAAGLQSLWSLSLGILDVYALLVGRCLQNSQVVSLFAVGDGVTSTLMFAAACASAGITVLIGNDLGVCSQNHCLEFETATAMAFLSWFCALPSFLLNFWSLASR; encoded by the exons ATGAGTGTGAGCAACGGTTCAGTTCATCCTGTTGACGCACCACCGTTGCAAACAGAAGCAGCTAACGTGCCGCGAGTGAGGATGAAGGATGTTCAAGGAATGCCTGGGACGGTTGGTGGATCCTTCTTACGTTTCGCTCAGTTTGTATTTGCTGTTGTTGCGCTTTGTGTTATGGCTACTACCAGTGATTTTCCTTCCGTCACAGCTTTCTG TTACCTTGTCGCTGCTGCTGGCTTGCAGAGCTTATGGAGCTTGTCTCTAGGTattcttgatgtttatgctcTTCTTGTTGGACGGTGCTTGCAGAACTCTCAGGTTGTGAGTTTATTTGCTGTCGGTGATGGG GTCACTTCTACCCTCATGTTTGCTGCAGCCTGTGCTTCTGCTGGCATTACTGTACTGATTGGCAATGACCTTGGTGTCTGCTCACAAAATCACTGCTTAGAGTTCGAGACTGCTACTGCCATGGCTTTTCTTAGCTGGTTCTGTGCTTTGCCATCATTTCTCTTAAACTTTTGGTCACTTGCATCCAGGTGA